The Ascochyta rabiei chromosome 15, complete sequence genome window below encodes:
- a CDS encoding SNF1-interacting protein yields the protein MADEEAQQPTLEPVSKPLALIPVVIKEAALDSPTFRATAVHFGDQMELVERWLDSYVRATSRLAAELSTLQGIVDAHVQASHPPLQLSEAIIDHDYTVLALRRFGEGAREYWNSACRSMARAESSVCEPLRAFLNNDLRVLKEARKNLDATQRTLDGAVARYAGQPKAKEASSLREDAFQLHEARRAYLQASMNFCILAPQVRLTLDKLLVKLIHEQWRDLKAASDAPTAAFAHGNSDVERVRGWSKEMENGERVFKRELHLARHQIEHAAELSARPSRDLDAYAASTVAYLGNPGPAAGPPPSPSPAKPAAPAKPAPAPADEQAEKQGWLFQRTITGKPARTYWVRRWFFVKHGVFGWLTQATRSGAVEESDKIGVLLCGIRPAFQEERRFCFEVKTKDTTILLQAETQAGITDWISAFELAKRKALEDTSKDSPAAHASVDAAFSISPPVAPEFAAKTSEGHAAHPSDDITALDRAETSLGLPAGEASRAASMDVSRRGPASDRDGDLGRRDHAARIMEKLDLSRKSTAGPQLSGSNPSSATGGIASLISASLASASHNIVQVGQIAAPAPGLPDTRLVMGQTLPHTSLSPSTLANPPAPTNLSKAAVAVSGERGLGIGKSGNMPGGLMANLWGSVNWGYVNKTGKPDETATRDRSLSGPPSPVNPPPGEPFAWKTERAAAASDASTNPKPAGPAHRKTMSLGGDLTRPDTSEGDFPTFYPLALRMQDAQFRILFPTVPRSQKLVLVFRAVWNPTEQQEFPGRVYVTTRDIYFYSNHLGLVLITGIDMGQIDEVTAAPGKDCDFLFLHFKTGAREDGATRVTVKTFLEPLKLLQRRLNFLVRNATSGEHKMDEVVKTLIRMEADDSQHSAGEEGWEDISPDTPMDPGYGGKNIKTSLRIDGNLFGPSGVHASKSTAKFKLPSQPVLFAPAGMTRVAVEKEYEISAKALFHILFGDKSAVFQLLYRERLAKRIVQGPWTATDKTHQRRDFEYEIAQPGNSGATAVINDYQIIEVLNDHLCYVVSDRKTPWYLPGHERFVLLSKVVITHVSKARCKLAVHTKIDWKRNPRIAKKLIERQGLQDLELESQDLVDVINDQVARLGHNKSTGKVTNIFGQIGVSTQAVQMNAADIPPPNRPRKFKLRPTTTGSFIAQYVGNVIISLLSTVMSWVLAIVTGLGGVVSAHKLLVFLLLLSGGANFFYTSRDSWAWWNERNAASYMSRLGVGPPISLTRSVYLRDIADAFAHPNDTSLDLALPTDGVSENRCHQTFTHLLDHPSSASPHSFYDPTTSSPRRLERTRRNLGSQRHDLLVALRVVNRIEAEVVHAAYEHWLLDETHKCVRVGTLLDGANKGDGNVQAWVKGYCGDCERSLRAVREGRQGLI from the exons ATGGCAGACGAGGAGGCCCAGCAGCCCACCCTCGAGCCCGTGTCGAAGCCGCTGGCGCTGAT CCCCGTCGTGATCAAGGAAGCCGCGCTCGACTCGCCCACCTTCCGCGCCACGGCCGTCCACTTTGGCGACCAGATGGAGCTCGTCGAGCGCTGGCTCGACTCGTACGTGCGCGCCACCTCGCGCCTCGCGGCGGAGCTCAGCACGCTGCAGGGCATCGTGGACGCGCACGTGCAGGCGTCGCACCCGCCGCTGCAGCTGTCCGAGGCCATCATCGACCACGACTACACGGTGCTCGCGCTCCGGCGGTTCGGCGAGGGCGCGCGCGAGTACTGGAACAGCGCGTGCCGCAGCATGGCCAGGGCCGAGAGCAGCGTGTGCGAGCCCCTCCGCGCCTTCCTCAACAACGACCTGCGCGTGCTCAAGGAGGCGCGCAAGAACCTCGACGCCACCCAGCGCACCCTCGACGGCGCCGTGGCCCGCTATGCCGGCCAGCCCAAGGCCAAGGAGGCCTCGTCGCTGCGCGAGGACGCCTTCCAGCTGCACGAGGCCCGTCGCGCCTACCTGCAGGCGAGCATGAACTTCTGCATCCTGGCCCCGCAGGTCCGCCTGACGCTCGACAAGCTGCTCGTCAAGCTGATCCACGAGCAGTGGCGCGACCTCAAGGCCGCCAGCGACGCTCCGACGGCCGCCTTTGCCCACGGCAACTCGGACGTCGAGCGCGTCCGCGGCTGGAGCAAGGAGATGGAGAACGGCGAGCGCGTCTTCAAGCGCGAGCTGCACCTCGCCCGCCACCAAATCGAGCACGCCGCCGAGCTGAGCGCCCGCCCGTCCCGCGACCTCGACGCCTACGCCGCCTCCACCGTCGCCTATCTCGGCAACCCAGGGCCCGCCGCCGGcccgccgccctcgccctcgcccgccAAGCccgccgcccccgccaaGCCCGCCCCCGCCCCCGCCGACGAACAAGCCGAGAAGCAGGGCTGGCTCTTCCAGCGCACCATCACCGGCAAGCCCGCCAGGACCTACTGGGTCCGCCGCTGGTTCTTCGTCAAGCACGGCGTCTTCGGCTGGCTCACCCAGGCCACCCGCTCCGGCGCCGTCGAGGAGTCGGACAAGATTGGCGTCCTGCTCTGCGGCATCCGGCCCGCCTTCCAGGAAGAGCGCCGCTTCTGCTTCGAGGTCAAGACAAAGGACACGACCATCCTGCTGCAGGCCGAGACCCAGGCCGGCATCACCGACTGGATCTCCGCCTTTGAGCTCGCCAAGCGCAAGGCCCTCGAGGACACCTCCAAGGACAGCCCCGCCGCCCACGCCTCCGTCGATGCTGCCTTCTCCATCAGCCCGCCCGTCGCGCCCGAGTTTGCGGCCAAGACGTCCGAAGGCCACGCTGCGCACCCCAGCGACGACATCACCGCCCTCGACCGCGCAGAGACGTCTCTGGGCCTGCCTGCCGGCGAAGCCTCACGCGCCGCCAGCATGGACGTCTCTCGCCGGGGCCCTGCCTCGGACCGCGACGGCGACCTGGGCCGACGAGACCACGCCGCGCGCATCATGGAGAAGCTCGATCTGTCGCGCAAGTCCACGGCAGGGCCCCAGCTGAGCGGGAGCAACCCTTCGTCGGCCACCGGCGGCATTGCTAGCCTCATATCCGCCAGTCTGGCCTCGGCCAGCCACAACATCGTCCAGGTCGGGCAGATCGCCGCCCCTGCCCCAGGCCTCCCCGACACCCGCCTGGTCATGGGCCAGACGCTTCCTCACACGAGCCTCTCTCCCTCCACCCTTGCGAACCCGCCAGCCCCGACCAACCTCAGCAAGgccgccgtcgccgtcaGCGGCGAGCGAGGTCTGGGCATCGGCAAGTCCGGCAACATGCCCGGCGGCCTCATGGCCAACCTGTGGGGGTCTGTGAATTGGGGATATGTCAACAAGACTGGCAAGCCCGACGAGACAGCCACGCGCGATCGCAGCCTCTCCGGCCCACCGAGTCCCGTCAACCCGCCTCCGGGAGAGCCGTTCGCGTGGAAGACGGAGCGTGCAGCAGCGGCCTCGGACGCCTCCACAAACCCAAAGCCTGCAGGCCCCGCTCACCGAAAGACGATGAGCCTGGGCGGCGACCTGACCAGGCCGGACACCTCCGAAGGAGACTTCCCCACCTTCTACCCTCTTGCCCTCAGGATGCAGGACGCACAGTTCCGCATCCTCTTCCCCACGGTGCCGCGATCCCAAAagctcgtcctcgtcttccGTGCTGTGTGGAACCCCACCGAGCAGCAGGAGTTCCCCGGTCGTGTCTACGTCACCACCAGAGACATCTACTTCTACAGCAACCACCTCGGCCTCGTCCTCATCACGGGAATCGACATGGGCCAGATCGACGAGGTCACGGCTGCACCCGGCAAGGACTGCGACTTCCTCTTCCTGCATTTCAAGACGGGCGCGAGGGAAGACGGCGCGACCAGGGTCACGGTCAAAACCTTCCTCGAACCTCTCAAGCTGCTGCAGCGACGCCTCAACTTCTTGGTTCGAAACGCAACCTCGGGCGAACACAAAATGGACGAGGTCGTCAAGACACTCATCAGGATGGAGGCGGACGACAGCCAGCACTCCGCGGGCGAAGAAGGCTGGGAGGACATATCCCCAGACACGCCCATGGATCCTGGCTACGGCGGGAAGAACATCAAGACAAGCCTGCGCATCGACGGCAATCTGTTTGGACCGTCCGGCGTCCACGCCAGCAAGAGCACAGCCAAGTTCAAGTTGCCATCCCAGCCCGTCTTGTTTGCTCCTGCCGGCATGACGCGAGTCGCGGTCGAGAAGGAGTACGAGATCAGCGCAAAGGCTCTCTTCCACATCCTCTTCGGCGACAAGAGCGCCGTCTTCCAGCTCCTGTACAGGGAACGCTTGGCGAAGCGCATCGTACAAGGGCCTTGGACAGCCACGGACAAGACGCATCAGCGCAGAGACTTTGAGTACGAGATCGCACAGCCCGGCAACAGCGGAGCGACCGCTGTCATCAACGACTACCAGATCATCGAGGTGCTGAATGACCATCTTTGCTACGTCGTCTCGGACAGAAAGACGCCGTGGTACTTGCCAGGTCACGAGCGATTCGTGCTCCTCAGCAAGGTCGTCATCACGCACGTTTCCAAGGCGAGGTGCAAGCTCGCTGTTCACACCAAGATCGACTGGAAGCGCAATCCGCGCATTGCGAAGAAGCTCATCGAGCGTCAGGGTCTCCAGGATCTGGAGCTTGAGTCGCAAGATCTCGTCGACGTCATCAACGACCAAGTCGCTCGTCTGGGACACAACAAGAGCACGGGAAAGGTCACGAACATCTTCGGTCAGATTGGCGTGAGCACACAAGCTGTGCAGATGAACGCAGCAGACATCCCACCGCCCAATCGCCCACGCAAGTTCAAGCTGCGGCCAACCACGACAGGCTCCTTCATTGCGCAGTACGTAGGCAACGTCATCATCAGCCTCCTGTCGACGGTCATGAGCTGGGTGCTCGCCATCGTCACCGGACTCGGCGGCGTCGTCTCTGCACACAAGCTGCTAGTCTTCTTGCTGCTGTTGAGCGGAGGAGCCAACTTCTTCTACACCTCCAGAGACAGCTGGGCCTGGTGGAACGAGCGCAACGCCGCAAGCTACATGTCGCGTCTCGGAGTCGGTCCGCCCATCAGCCTGACGCGTTCCGTCTACCTTCGCGACATCGCCGACGCCTTCGCCCACCCCAACGACACCAGCCTTGACCTCGCCCTGCCCACCGACGGCGTCTCCGAGAACAGATG CCACCAAACCTTCACCCACCTCCTCGACCACCCCTCTTCCGCGTCCCCGCACTCCTTCTACGACCCCACCACGTCCAGCCCGCGCCGTCTCGAGCGCACCCGCCGCAACCTCGGCTCGCAGCGGCACGACCTGCTCGTCGCCCTGCGCGTCGTCAACCGCATCGAGGCGGAGGTCGTGCACGCGGCGTACGAGCACTGGCTGCTGGACGAAACGCACAAGTGCGTCCGTGTGGGGACCCTGTTGGATGGTGCGAACAAGGGCGATGGGAACGTCCAGGCGTGGGTCAAGGGGTATTGCGGGGATTGCGAACGCAGTCTGAGGGCGGTAAGAGAGGGGCGCCAGGGCCTGATTTGA
- a CDS encoding SNF1-interacting protein, variant 2: protein MADEEAQQPTLEPVSKPLALIPVVIKEAALDSPTFRATAVHFGDQMELVERWLDSYVRATSRLAAELSTLQGIVDAHVQASHPPLQLSEAIIDHDYTVLALRRFGEGAREYWNSACRSMARAESSVCEPLRAFLNNDLRVLKEARKNLDATQRTLDGAVARYAGQPKAKEASSLREDAFQLHEARRAYLQASMNFCILAPQVRLTLDKLLVKLIHEQWRDLKAASDAPTAAFAHGNSDVERVRGWSKEMENGERVFKRELHLARHQIEHAAELSARPSRDLDAYAASTVAYLGNPGPAAGPPPSPSPAKPAAPAKPAPAPADEQAEKQGWLFQRTITGKPARTYWVRRWFFVKHGVFGWLTQATRSGAVEESDKIGVLLCGIRPAFQEERRFCFEVKTKDTTILLQAETQAGITDWISAFELAKRKALEDTSKDSPAAHASVDAAFSISPPVAPEFAAKTSEGHAAHPSDDITALDRAETSLGLPAGEASRAASMDVSRRGPASDRDGDLGRRDHAARIMEKLDLSRKSTAGPQLSGSNPSSATGGIASLISASLASASHNIVQVGQIAAPAPGLPDTRLVMGQTLPHTSLSPSTLANPPAPTNLSKAAVAVSGERGLGIGKSGNMPGGLMANLWGSVNWGYVNKTGKPDETATRDRSLSGPPSPVNPPPGEPFAWKTERAAAASDASTNPKPAGPAHRKTMSLGGDLTRPDTSEGDFPTFYPLALRMQDAQFRILFPTVPRSQKLVLVFRAVWNPTEQQEFPGRVYVTTRDIYFYSNHLGLVLITGIDMGQIDEVTAAPGKDCDFLFLHFKTGAREDGATRVTVKTFLEPLKLLQRRLNFLVRNATSGEHKMDEVVKTLIRMEADDSQHSAGEEGWEDISPDTPMDPGYGGKNIKTSLRIDGNLFGPSGVHASKSTAKFKLPSQPVLFAPAGMTRVAVEKEYEISAKALFHILFGDKSAVFQLLYRERLAKRIVQGPWTATDKTHQRRDFEYEIAQPGNSGATAVINDYQIIEVLNDHLCYVVSDRKTPWYLPGHERFVLLSKVVITHVSKARCKLAVHTKIDWKRNPRIAKKLIERQGLQDLELESQDLVDVINDQVARLGHNKSTGKVTNIFGQIGVSTQAVQMNAADIPPPNRPRKFKLRPTTTGSFIAQYVGNVIISLLSTVMSWVLAIVTGLGGVVSAHKLLVFLLLLSGGANFFYTSRDSWAWWNERNAASYMSRLGVGPPISLTRSVYLRDIADAFAHPNDTSLDLALPTDGVSENRW, encoded by the exons ATGGCAGACGAGGAGGCCCAGCAGCCCACCCTCGAGCCCGTGTCGAAGCCGCTGGCGCTGAT CCCCGTCGTGATCAAGGAAGCCGCGCTCGACTCGCCCACCTTCCGCGCCACGGCCGTCCACTTTGGCGACCAGATGGAGCTCGTCGAGCGCTGGCTCGACTCGTACGTGCGCGCCACCTCGCGCCTCGCGGCGGAGCTCAGCACGCTGCAGGGCATCGTGGACGCGCACGTGCAGGCGTCGCACCCGCCGCTGCAGCTGTCCGAGGCCATCATCGACCACGACTACACGGTGCTCGCGCTCCGGCGGTTCGGCGAGGGCGCGCGCGAGTACTGGAACAGCGCGTGCCGCAGCATGGCCAGGGCCGAGAGCAGCGTGTGCGAGCCCCTCCGCGCCTTCCTCAACAACGACCTGCGCGTGCTCAAGGAGGCGCGCAAGAACCTCGACGCCACCCAGCGCACCCTCGACGGCGCCGTGGCCCGCTATGCCGGCCAGCCCAAGGCCAAGGAGGCCTCGTCGCTGCGCGAGGACGCCTTCCAGCTGCACGAGGCCCGTCGCGCCTACCTGCAGGCGAGCATGAACTTCTGCATCCTGGCCCCGCAGGTCCGCCTGACGCTCGACAAGCTGCTCGTCAAGCTGATCCACGAGCAGTGGCGCGACCTCAAGGCCGCCAGCGACGCTCCGACGGCCGCCTTTGCCCACGGCAACTCGGACGTCGAGCGCGTCCGCGGCTGGAGCAAGGAGATGGAGAACGGCGAGCGCGTCTTCAAGCGCGAGCTGCACCTCGCCCGCCACCAAATCGAGCACGCCGCCGAGCTGAGCGCCCGCCCGTCCCGCGACCTCGACGCCTACGCCGCCTCCACCGTCGCCTATCTCGGCAACCCAGGGCCCGCCGCCGGcccgccgccctcgccctcgcccgccAAGCccgccgcccccgccaaGCCCGCCCCCGCCCCCGCCGACGAACAAGCCGAGAAGCAGGGCTGGCTCTTCCAGCGCACCATCACCGGCAAGCCCGCCAGGACCTACTGGGTCCGCCGCTGGTTCTTCGTCAAGCACGGCGTCTTCGGCTGGCTCACCCAGGCCACCCGCTCCGGCGCCGTCGAGGAGTCGGACAAGATTGGCGTCCTGCTCTGCGGCATCCGGCCCGCCTTCCAGGAAGAGCGCCGCTTCTGCTTCGAGGTCAAGACAAAGGACACGACCATCCTGCTGCAGGCCGAGACCCAGGCCGGCATCACCGACTGGATCTCCGCCTTTGAGCTCGCCAAGCGCAAGGCCCTCGAGGACACCTCCAAGGACAGCCCCGCCGCCCACGCCTCCGTCGATGCTGCCTTCTCCATCAGCCCGCCCGTCGCGCCCGAGTTTGCGGCCAAGACGTCCGAAGGCCACGCTGCGCACCCCAGCGACGACATCACCGCCCTCGACCGCGCAGAGACGTCTCTGGGCCTGCCTGCCGGCGAAGCCTCACGCGCCGCCAGCATGGACGTCTCTCGCCGGGGCCCTGCCTCGGACCGCGACGGCGACCTGGGCCGACGAGACCACGCCGCGCGCATCATGGAGAAGCTCGATCTGTCGCGCAAGTCCACGGCAGGGCCCCAGCTGAGCGGGAGCAACCCTTCGTCGGCCACCGGCGGCATTGCTAGCCTCATATCCGCCAGTCTGGCCTCGGCCAGCCACAACATCGTCCAGGTCGGGCAGATCGCCGCCCCTGCCCCAGGCCTCCCCGACACCCGCCTGGTCATGGGCCAGACGCTTCCTCACACGAGCCTCTCTCCCTCCACCCTTGCGAACCCGCCAGCCCCGACCAACCTCAGCAAGgccgccgtcgccgtcaGCGGCGAGCGAGGTCTGGGCATCGGCAAGTCCGGCAACATGCCCGGCGGCCTCATGGCCAACCTGTGGGGGTCTGTGAATTGGGGATATGTCAACAAGACTGGCAAGCCCGACGAGACAGCCACGCGCGATCGCAGCCTCTCCGGCCCACCGAGTCCCGTCAACCCGCCTCCGGGAGAGCCGTTCGCGTGGAAGACGGAGCGTGCAGCAGCGGCCTCGGACGCCTCCACAAACCCAAAGCCTGCAGGCCCCGCTCACCGAAAGACGATGAGCCTGGGCGGCGACCTGACCAGGCCGGACACCTCCGAAGGAGACTTCCCCACCTTCTACCCTCTTGCCCTCAGGATGCAGGACGCACAGTTCCGCATCCTCTTCCCCACGGTGCCGCGATCCCAAAagctcgtcctcgtcttccGTGCTGTGTGGAACCCCACCGAGCAGCAGGAGTTCCCCGGTCGTGTCTACGTCACCACCAGAGACATCTACTTCTACAGCAACCACCTCGGCCTCGTCCTCATCACGGGAATCGACATGGGCCAGATCGACGAGGTCACGGCTGCACCCGGCAAGGACTGCGACTTCCTCTTCCTGCATTTCAAGACGGGCGCGAGGGAAGACGGCGCGACCAGGGTCACGGTCAAAACCTTCCTCGAACCTCTCAAGCTGCTGCAGCGACGCCTCAACTTCTTGGTTCGAAACGCAACCTCGGGCGAACACAAAATGGACGAGGTCGTCAAGACACTCATCAGGATGGAGGCGGACGACAGCCAGCACTCCGCGGGCGAAGAAGGCTGGGAGGACATATCCCCAGACACGCCCATGGATCCTGGCTACGGCGGGAAGAACATCAAGACAAGCCTGCGCATCGACGGCAATCTGTTTGGACCGTCCGGCGTCCACGCCAGCAAGAGCACAGCCAAGTTCAAGTTGCCATCCCAGCCCGTCTTGTTTGCTCCTGCCGGCATGACGCGAGTCGCGGTCGAGAAGGAGTACGAGATCAGCGCAAAGGCTCTCTTCCACATCCTCTTCGGCGACAAGAGCGCCGTCTTCCAGCTCCTGTACAGGGAACGCTTGGCGAAGCGCATCGTACAAGGGCCTTGGACAGCCACGGACAAGACGCATCAGCGCAGAGACTTTGAGTACGAGATCGCACAGCCCGGCAACAGCGGAGCGACCGCTGTCATCAACGACTACCAGATCATCGAGGTGCTGAATGACCATCTTTGCTACGTCGTCTCGGACAGAAAGACGCCGTGGTACTTGCCAGGTCACGAGCGATTCGTGCTCCTCAGCAAGGTCGTCATCACGCACGTTTCCAAGGCGAGGTGCAAGCTCGCTGTTCACACCAAGATCGACTGGAAGCGCAATCCGCGCATTGCGAAGAAGCTCATCGAGCGTCAGGGTCTCCAGGATCTGGAGCTTGAGTCGCAAGATCTCGTCGACGTCATCAACGACCAAGTCGCTCGTCTGGGACACAACAAGAGCACGGGAAAGGTCACGAACATCTTCGGTCAGATTGGCGTGAGCACACAAGCTGTGCAGATGAACGCAGCAGACATCCCACCGCCCAATCGCCCACGCAAGTTCAAGCTGCGGCCAACCACGACAGGCTCCTTCATTGCGCAGTACGTAGGCAACGTCATCATCAGCCTCCTGTCGACGGTCATGAGCTGGGTGCTCGCCATCGTCACCGGACTCGGCGGCGTCGTCTCTGCACACAAGCTGCTAGTCTTCTTGCTGCTGTTGAGCGGAGGAGCCAACTTCTTCTACACCTCCAGAGACAGCTGGGCCTGGTGGAACGAGCGCAACGCCGCAAGCTACATGTCGCGTCTCGGAGTCGGTCCGCCCATCAGCCTGACGCGTTCCGTCTACCTTCGCGACATCGCCGACGCCTTCGCCCACCCCAACGACACCAGCCTTGACCTCGCCCTGCCCACCGACGGCGTCTCCGAGAACAGATGGTAA
- a CDS encoding Kinetochore protein Spc24, whose product MPRSASKSKRELNGDVAVPEDRPQKKARLLDHTDDEDSAADADADADADAGGAGFQVNEEYARRFEHNKKRAEQHRLEEKYGKARAFQNEDEDTEDSEEGVEEDDAANLLDEALDDEVMATLKALRSKDPRIYDKDAKFYTDLADDEDGNSNSNDTGKKEASMTLRQFHTKNLLEGNVPGDDDNDDDDDAPPRTYAQEQEDVRRSLVKELHAAADAEDDDFLVAKPKPATSKKDRVKITQDDVIKADHDPELFLSNYMESRAWVPADKTQFQPLESDDDEADAAADDFEHAYNTYFEDTTGTNEKLTTYARDAVAATTVRRDEGNTRKKARDAARAKREAERKEREADLARLKKLKVDEMEAKVNQIRKIGGLSGRDFNMDEWKDVLEADWSDDQWDREMSKRFGESYYNEADAAFDSDEGTSKKGKQPKKPKKPKKPKFDDDIDIKDLVPDFVDDKEEARPTLSSDDDDDDDDAMDVDAETQDPAASTSTKKRKQDRADAKASARRDRRLIENLVAENLKYESALAAKPSKTPARFRYRETSPTTFGLTARDILLADDKQLNEFAGLKKLAAFRDPVKKKKDKKHLSKKARLRDWRKETFGDPEGPKGGFETLLGPEEAQQPAREQPGKKRVHESEGGIIQGEKKKRRRKKKSAEEEL is encoded by the exons ATGCCCCGAAGCGCCTCCAAGAGCAAGCGCGAGCTCAACGGCGACGTCGCCGTCCCTGAGGACCGCCCGCAGAAAAAAGCCAGGCTGCTCGACCACACCGACGACGAAGACTCGgccgcagacgcagacgcagacgcagacgcagacgcaggcGGTGCAGGCTTTCAAGTCAACGAGGAATATGCGCGCCGCTTCGAGCACAACAAGAAGCGCGCCGAGCAGCATAGAC TCGAGGAGAAATACGGCAAAGCCCGCGCTTTCCAGAACGAAGACGAGGACACGGAAGACTCCGAAGAGGGCGTTGAAGAAGACGATGCCGCCAACCTGCTCGACGAAGCGCTCGACGACGAGGTCATGGCCACGCTGAAGGCCCTCCGCTCCAAAGACCCCCGCATCTACGACAAGGACGCCAAGTTCTACACCGACCTGGCAGACGATGAAGACGGCAACAGCAATAGCAACGACACCGGCAAGAAGGAAGCCTCCATGACGCTCCGCCAGTTCCACACCAAGAACCTGCTCGAGGGCAACGTGCccggcgacgacgacaacgacgacgacgacgacgcccCGCCCAGGACCTACgcgcaggagcaggaggacgTCCGCAGGAGCCTCGTCAAGGAGCTGCACGCTGCCGCCGACGCCGAAGACGACGACTTCCTCGTCGCCAAGCCCAAGCCCGCGACTTCCAAAAAAGACCGCGTCAAGATCACCCAGGACGACGTCATCAAGGCCGACCACGACCCGGAGCTCTTCCTGTCCAACTACATGGAGTCGCGCGCATGGGTCCCCGCCGACAAGACGCAGTTCCAGCCCCTCGAgtccgacgacgacgaagccgacgccgccgccgacgactTCGAGCACGCCTACAACACCTACTTCGAAGACACCACCGGCACCAACGAGAAGCTCACCACCTACGCCCGCGACGCCGTCGCCGCCACCACCGTCCGCCGCGACGAGGGCAACACCAGGAAAAAGGCCCGCGACGCCGCCCGAGCCAAGCGCGAGGCCGAGCGGAAAGAGCGCGAGGCCGACCTGGCACGGCTGAAGAAGCTCAAGGTCGACGAGATGGAGGCCAAGGTCAACCAGATCCGCAAAATCGGCGGCCTGAGCGGGCGCGACTTCAACATGGACGAGTGGAAGGACGTGCTCGAGGCAGACTGGTCAGACGACCAGTGGGACAGGGAGATGTCAAAGCGCTTCGGCGAGTCGTACTACAACGAGGCCGACGCCGCCTTCGACAGCGACGAGGGGACGAGCAAGAAGGGAAAGCAGCCCAAGAAGCCCAAGAAGCCCAAGAAGCCCAAGTTCGACGACGACATCGACATCAAGGACCTGGTCCCCGACTTTGTCGACGACAAGGAAGAAGCCCGCCCCACACTCTCctcggacgacgacgacgacgatgatgatgccATGGACGTGGACGCCGAGACACAAGACCCAGCCGCCTCCACATCCACAAAGAAGCGCAAGCAAGACCGTGCAGACGCCAAAGCCTCCGCGCGCCGCGACCGCCGGCTGATTGAGAACCTCGTCGCCGAGAACCTCAAATACGAATCCGCCCTCGCCGCAAAGCCCTCCAAGACACCCGCGCGCTTCCGCTACCGCGAGACCAGCCCCACCACCTTCGGCCTCACAGCCCGCGACATCCTGCTCGCCGACGACAAGCAACTCAACGAGTTCGCGGGCCTGAAGAAACTCGCCGCCTTCCGCGACCCCGTCAAGAAGAAAAAGGACAAGAAGCACCTCAGCAAGAAAGCCCGGCTGCGCGACTGGCGCAAGGAGACGTTTGGCGACCCCGAGGGCCCCAAGGGTGGGTTCGAGACGCTGCTCGGGCCCGAGGAGGCGCAGCAGCCTGCCCGCGAACAGCCCGGGAAGAAGAGGGTGCACGAGAGCGAGGGCGGCATCATCCAAggcgagaagaagaagcgcaggcgcaagaagaagagcgcCGAGGAGGAACTGTAA